The genomic region GCCAGATCGGGTCGGGGCACCAGGAGCAGCAGCAGTCCGCAGGTGGCGATCAGCAGTACGAGCAGGGCGAACCGGGCGGCCGACGGCTGCCGGAGCAGCCGTCGGACAGCACGGATCATGCCCGGGCGGCGGCCACTGCGGTGCGACGCTCCGCGCGGAGCCGGTCCGACCAGGTGTCGTCCAGCGGCGGGAGCTGGTGCGCCCCGGTGGCCCAGCGCAGCAGCAGGTCGGCCAGGGCCGGGTTGCGGGCCAGCGCGGGGCCGTGCGAGTACGTGCCGAGCAGCTTGCCGCGCCAGGCGCCCTCGGTGGTGCCGTCGTTGCCGACGCCGGCGCTGACCCGGGCCAGTGGGGAGACCTCCGGGCCGAGGTGGGTGCGGCCACCGTGGTTCTCGAAACCGGTCAACGCGGGCAGGCCCAGGCGAGGGTCGATCTCACCGGCCAGCTCGCCGACGGCCCGGCTGGGGCCACGGTCGGACTGCAGGTCCAGCAACTCCAGGCCACGGCACTGCACGCCCTTCGCGAAGAACGACGTGCCGAGCAACTGGTAGCCGGCGCAGACGCCGAACACCACGGCGCCCTGGGCGACCGCCCGGTGCAGGCCGCCGTCGGCGATCAGCCGCTGCGCACCCAGCGCCTGCGGGCCGTCCTCACCGCCGCCGACCAGATAGATGTCGGCGGTCGCGGGCAACTGCTGGTCGGAGCGGACCTCCAGCACCTCGACCGGCATGCCGCGCTGGCGGGCCCGCCGGGCCAGGATCAGCGCGTTGCCCCGATCGCCGTAGGTGGAGAGCAGGTCGGGGTAGATCCAGACGATGCGCAGGCTCTCAGTTGACACGGTCCAACTCCGCTCGGATGTCCTGGAACGCGGTGTAGTTCGCGATGACCTCCAGCCGCCCGGGCGGGACCGACCGGATCGCGTCGCTGAAGGTACGCACATGCTGGAACGGCACGTCGTTGACGTCCAACCGGACCGCCAGGTCGTACGCCCGGTCGCCGGTGATCAACACCTGCCGCCCGCGCAGCGGGGCGAAGTCGACGTCGAAGAGCCAGGAGGTGTCCAGCCCGTCGGGGTCGCGCGCGTTGATGGAGAGCAGCGTCGGCGCCTCGTCGGCCATGTCGAACGCCTCCAGCCAACTGGCCGGGTTCTTGGCCAGCAGCAGCCGGATGTTGCGCCCGTCCTTCTCTACCTGGGCGTAACGGCCGGCCACCGACGTGACGATGCCGAGGCGGGACACCGCGTCGACGGGGCGTACGCCGAATTCGGCTGCCACGGCCAGCGCGGTCGCCGCGTTGCCGAGGTTGACCTTGCCGGGTAGCTGGAGGGAGACCTTGTGCCAGGCGCCGGTGGGGTCGAGCACGCCCTCGTCCTCGACGACCCACTGCGGCTCCGGTCGGCGCAGCGCGCAGCCGGTGCACCACCACTGGTCACCGGAGCGCTGGATCGTGGAACCGCACTCGGGGCAGACCCAGGAGTCGTCGTGCCAGCGTTGGCCGGCGCTGAACCAGGTCACGTGCGGCGGGTTGATGCCGCTGGCCGGGTCGGCGGGCGGGGTGGCTGCCCACACCACCATCGGGTCGTCGGCGTTGGCCACCACCCGTACGTTCGTGTGCCGGACCAGCGCCGCACGCCAGAGCTGCGCCATCATGGCGACCTCCTTGGCGCGGTCGAGCTGGTCGCGGGAGAGGTTCAGCAGCGCGACCACGTGCGGCTCTGTCGACTCCAGCACCTGGGCGAGGTAGTGCTCGTCGACCTCCAGCACCGCGTACGGGGTGCTGCCGGCCTTCGCCAACGCCGAGGTGTGCCCGGTGGGCATGTTCGCGCCGAAGGAGTTGGTGGCGACACGCCCGAGCACGCCGACGGCGGCGGCGGTCAGCCGGGTGGTGGTTGTCTTGCCGTTGGTGCCGGAGACGAGCGCGATGGCGCGTCCGGCCGACAGGTGCGCCAGTAGATCCGGGTCGATCTTCAGCCCGATCCACCCGCCGATCACCGAACCGTCGCCACGTCCGGCCGCCCGGGAGAGCGCTGCGGCGGTCCGTGACACGGAGCTGGCCACCTTCGCCCGTAGGGGCATTTTCGCGTCCGTCACGCGAGCGAGGTTACCGGACCGGTGACCCCGCCAGATCGCCGCCGACGCCGAACCGTTCGGCCGTGGTGGGTGTGTGGGCGGCCGGGTCGACCTCCACCGGACGGAGTCGATCTATGTCGGAAAGCGGACCGCGCCCGGTGGGCCCTCCAGCCCTCCACTCCGCTCCACCCCGCGTGACGTGCTGTTTTACCCGGGGATCGGCCACGCCACGCGGGCGATTCTGGTTGCAGGTGGAGGGAAGTGGAGTAGAGTGGGGCCCAATGGTGAGGCCGGGAGGGCTCACCGGCCCGGGGGGTCAGCGGCGCCGCGAACGCCGCTTCAGGGCGAGGGGGTTGGGCCGATGTTCCTCGGCACCCATACTCCGCGCCTGGACGACAAAGGCCGGTTGATCCTTCCGGCGAAGTTCCGGGATGAGCTGGCGGGGGGTGTCGTGGTCACCAAAGGGCAGGATCGCTGTCTCTATGTCTTTCCGACACCTGAGTTCCAGCGCATCGCGGAGCAGTTGCGCGCGCAGCCGATGACACACAAGGCGGCCCGGGCCTACAGCCGGGTCTTCTTCGCCAGCGCGCACGACGAGGTGCCGGACAAGCAGGGCCGGGTAACCATCCCCGCCCACCTGCGGGAGTACGCCGCGCTCGACC from Micromonospora profundi harbors:
- a CDS encoding type 1 glutamine amidotransferase, which gives rise to MSTESLRIVWIYPDLLSTYGDRGNALILARRARQRGMPVEVLEVRSDQQLPATADIYLVGGGEDGPQALGAQRLIADGGLHRAVAQGAVVFGVCAGYQLLGTSFFAKGVQCRGLELLDLQSDRGPSRAVGELAGEIDPRLGLPALTGFENHGGRTHLGPEVSPLARVSAGVGNDGTTEGAWRGKLLGTYSHGPALARNPALADLLLRWATGAHQLPPLDDTWSDRLRAERRTAVAAARA
- the mraZ gene encoding division/cell wall cluster transcriptional repressor MraZ; amino-acid sequence: MFLGTHTPRLDDKGRLILPAKFRDELAGGVVVTKGQDRCLYVFPTPEFQRIAEQLRAQPMTHKAARAYSRVFFASAHDEVPDKQGRVTIPAHLREYAALDRDLVVIGASTRVEIWDKGAWETYLAESEDDFADIEEGVLPGGL
- a CDS encoding MurT ligase domain-containing protein, whose product is MPLRAKVASSVSRTAAALSRAAGRGDGSVIGGWIGLKIDPDLLAHLSAGRAIALVSGTNGKTTTTRLTAAAVGVLGRVATNSFGANMPTGHTSALAKAGSTPYAVLEVDEHYLAQVLESTEPHVVALLNLSRDQLDRAKEVAMMAQLWRAALVRHTNVRVVANADDPMVVWAATPPADPASGINPPHVTWFSAGQRWHDDSWVCPECGSTIQRSGDQWWCTGCALRRPEPQWVVEDEGVLDPTGAWHKVSLQLPGKVNLGNAATALAVAAEFGVRPVDAVSRLGIVTSVAGRYAQVEKDGRNIRLLLAKNPASWLEAFDMADEAPTLLSINARDPDGLDTSWLFDVDFAPLRGRQVLITGDRAYDLAVRLDVNDVPFQHVRTFSDAIRSVPPGRLEVIANYTAFQDIRAELDRVN